The following proteins are co-located in the Coregonus clupeaformis isolate EN_2021a unplaced genomic scaffold, ASM2061545v1 scaf2424, whole genome shotgun sequence genome:
- the LOC121558986 gene encoding uncharacterized protein LOC121558986 isoform X5, with amino-acid sequence MWVGHTKEGNSKSLSLLSSDYKITPMFTMSPAHYNYLFILLIVLHKGFSQLVRTQQVVTATLGEDAVLNCELKKSKDGKVEFEDEGLQNCSIIIRGVSRGDESCYKCLFNTFPDGPISGTTCLQVNELYGPSLLITQTNNSHTTLSCSATGRPAPIVTWDDMMIEHSTTVDVTHPNGTITVTTTATVAVASLTDKEVRCVVSLSFSDVTNNASMVIPARDQASFAGQSQVSDDDWISGTVVGSVVGAVMGSVLVSVCLIAVFWVMWLKMRRKETSSRKKNLPDPEISRTPLKTPPPSNFTPTSSPSQMPHSSTSSSTKRRMTKKDTPTSSPSVMQSLSSSAKRVMHQAQEAVKSISIQESDDGVTRNLLEDDDY; translated from the exons ATGTGGGTTGGACACACGAAAGAGGGAAATTCAaaatctctctctttactctctagTGACTATAAGATAACTCCCATGTTCACCATGTCTCCTGCACACTACAACTACCTGTTTATTCTTCTAATAGTCCTCCATAAAG GGTTCTCTCAGTTGGTGAGAACACAGCAGGTTGTCACAGCAACCCTGGGAGAAGATGCAGTCTTAAACTGTGAGCTCAAGAAATCCAAAGAC GGGAAAGTGGAGTTTGAAGACGAGGGTCTGCAGAACTGCTCTATCATCATCAGAGGAGTGTCAAGAGGAGATGAGTCCTGCTACAAGTGTctgtttaacacctttccagatGGACCAATCAGCGGAACGACCTGCCTCCAAGTCAATG AACTGTATGGACCCTCACTCCTCATCACACAAACCAACAACAGTCACACCACTCTGTCCTGTTCTGCTACTGGACGACCTGCTCCTATAGTGACCTGGGATGACATGATGATAGAACATTCTACCACGGTCGATGTCACCCATCCCAATGGAACTATCACTGTGACAACTACTGCAACAGTGGCAGTGGCCAGTCTAACTGACAAAGAGGTTAGGTGTGTTGTGTCACTGTCCTTCAGTGATGTCACCAATAATGCTTCCATGGTGATTCCAGCTAGGGATCAAGCTTCATTTGCAG gTCAATCTCAGGTCTCTGATGATGACTGGATCAGTG GTACAGTGGTTGGTTCAGTGGTTGGTGCAGTGATGGGTTCAGTGTTAGTTTCAGTGTGTCTCATTGCTGTATTCTGGGTAATGTGGCTGAAAATGAGGAGAAAAGAAACCTCCTCCAG GAAAAAAAACTTACCGGACCCTGAAATCAGCAGAACTCCCTTAAAGACACCACCACCATCCAA TTTCACACCAACCTCCAGTCCATCACAAAT GCCACACTCGTCAACCAGCTCGTCAACCAAGCGTAGGATGACTAAGAA GGACACACCAACCTCCAGTCCATCAGT AATGCAATCCCTCAGCTCGTCAGCGAAGCGTGTGATGCATCAAGCTCAGGAGGCTGTAAAGAG TATCTCCATTCAAGAATCAGATGATGGTGTAACAAG GAACCTTTTAGAAGATGACGACTACTGA
- the LOC121558986 gene encoding OX-2 membrane glycoprotein isoform X4, with protein sequence MWVGHTKEGNSKSLSLLSSDYKITPMFTMSPAHYNYLFILLIVLHKGFSQLVRTQQVVTATLGEDAVLNCELKKSKDVRQVTWQKVTTGPNENVATYSKYGPDVNLHFKGKVEFEDEGLQNCSIIIRGVSRGDESCYKCLFNTFPDGPISGTTCLQVNELYGPSLLITQTNNSHTTLSCSATGRPAPIVTWDDMMIEHSTTVDVTHPNGTITVTTTATVAVASLTDKEVRCVVSLSFSDVTNNASMVIPARDQASFAGQSQVSDDDWISGTVVGAVMGSVLVSVCLIAVFWVMWLKMRRKETSSRKKNLPDPEISRTPLKTPPPSNFTPTSSPSQMPHSSTSSSTKRRMTKKDTPTSSPSVMQSLSSSAKRVMHQAQEAVKSISIQESDDGVTRNLLEDDDY encoded by the exons ATGTGGGTTGGACACACGAAAGAGGGAAATTCAaaatctctctctttactctctagTGACTATAAGATAACTCCCATGTTCACCATGTCTCCTGCACACTACAACTACCTGTTTATTCTTCTAATAGTCCTCCATAAAG GGTTCTCTCAGTTGGTGAGAACACAGCAGGTTGTCACAGCAACCCTGGGAGAAGATGCAGTCTTAAACTGTGAGCTCAAGAAATCCAAAGACGTGCGGCAAGTCACCTGGCAAAAAGTGACAACTGGGCCGAATGAAAATGTGGCCACCTATAGCAAATACGGTCCTGATGTCAACCTACATTTTAAGGGGAAAGTGGAGTTTGAAGACGAGGGTCTGCAGAACTGCTCTATCATCATCAGAGGAGTGTCAAGAGGAGATGAGTCCTGCTACAAGTGTctgtttaacacctttccagatGGACCAATCAGCGGAACGACCTGCCTCCAAGTCAATG AACTGTATGGACCCTCACTCCTCATCACACAAACCAACAACAGTCACACCACTCTGTCCTGTTCTGCTACTGGACGACCTGCTCCTATAGTGACCTGGGATGACATGATGATAGAACATTCTACCACGGTCGATGTCACCCATCCCAATGGAACTATCACTGTGACAACTACTGCAACAGTGGCAGTGGCCAGTCTAACTGACAAAGAGGTTAGGTGTGTTGTGTCACTGTCCTTCAGTGATGTCACCAATAATGCTTCCATGGTGATTCCAGCTAGGGATCAAGCTTCATTTGCAG gTCAATCTCAGGTCTCTGATGATGACTGGATCAGTGGTA CAGTGGTTGGTGCAGTGATGGGTTCAGTGTTAGTTTCAGTGTGTCTCATTGCTGTATTCTGGGTAATGTGGCTGAAAATGAGGAGAAAAGAAACCTCCTCCAG GAAAAAAAACTTACCGGACCCTGAAATCAGCAGAACTCCCTTAAAGACACCACCACCATCCAA TTTCACACCAACCTCCAGTCCATCACAAAT GCCACACTCGTCAACCAGCTCGTCAACCAAGCGTAGGATGACTAAGAA GGACACACCAACCTCCAGTCCATCAGT AATGCAATCCCTCAGCTCGTCAGCGAAGCGTGTGATGCATCAAGCTCAGGAGGCTGTAAAGAG TATCTCCATTCAAGAATCAGATGATGGTGTAACAAG GAACCTTTTAGAAGATGACGACTACTGA
- the LOC121558986 gene encoding OX-2 membrane glycoprotein isoform X2, with protein sequence MWVGHTKEGNSKSLSLLSSDYKITPMFTMSPAHYNYLFILLIVLHKGFSQLVRTQQVVTATLGEDAVLNCELKKSKDVRQVTWQKVTTGPNENVATYSKYGPDVNLHFKGKVEFEDEGLQNCSIIIRGVSRGDESCYKCLFNTFPDGPISGTTCLQVNELYGPSLLITQTNNSHTTLSCSATGRPAPIVTWDDMMIEHSTTVDVTHPNGTITVTTTATVAVASLTDKEVRCVVSLSFSDVTNNASMVIPARDQASFAGQSQVSDDDWISGTVVGSVVGAVMGSVLVSVCLIAVFWVMWLKMRRKETSSRKKNLPDPEISRTPLKTPPPSNFTPTSSPSQMPHSSTSSSTKRRMTKKDTPTSSPSVMQSLSSSAKRVMHQAQEAVKSISIQESDDGVTRNLLEDDDY encoded by the exons ATGTGGGTTGGACACACGAAAGAGGGAAATTCAaaatctctctctttactctctagTGACTATAAGATAACTCCCATGTTCACCATGTCTCCTGCACACTACAACTACCTGTTTATTCTTCTAATAGTCCTCCATAAAG GGTTCTCTCAGTTGGTGAGAACACAGCAGGTTGTCACAGCAACCCTGGGAGAAGATGCAGTCTTAAACTGTGAGCTCAAGAAATCCAAAGACGTGCGGCAAGTCACCTGGCAAAAAGTGACAACTGGGCCGAATGAAAATGTGGCCACCTATAGCAAATACGGTCCTGATGTCAACCTACATTTTAAGGGGAAAGTGGAGTTTGAAGACGAGGGTCTGCAGAACTGCTCTATCATCATCAGAGGAGTGTCAAGAGGAGATGAGTCCTGCTACAAGTGTctgtttaacacctttccagatGGACCAATCAGCGGAACGACCTGCCTCCAAGTCAATG AACTGTATGGACCCTCACTCCTCATCACACAAACCAACAACAGTCACACCACTCTGTCCTGTTCTGCTACTGGACGACCTGCTCCTATAGTGACCTGGGATGACATGATGATAGAACATTCTACCACGGTCGATGTCACCCATCCCAATGGAACTATCACTGTGACAACTACTGCAACAGTGGCAGTGGCCAGTCTAACTGACAAAGAGGTTAGGTGTGTTGTGTCACTGTCCTTCAGTGATGTCACCAATAATGCTTCCATGGTGATTCCAGCTAGGGATCAAGCTTCATTTGCAG gTCAATCTCAGGTCTCTGATGATGACTGGATCAGTG GTACAGTGGTTGGTTCAGTGGTTGGTGCAGTGATGGGTTCAGTGTTAGTTTCAGTGTGTCTCATTGCTGTATTCTGGGTAATGTGGCTGAAAATGAGGAGAAAAGAAACCTCCTCCAG GAAAAAAAACTTACCGGACCCTGAAATCAGCAGAACTCCCTTAAAGACACCACCACCATCCAA TTTCACACCAACCTCCAGTCCATCACAAAT GCCACACTCGTCAACCAGCTCGTCAACCAAGCGTAGGATGACTAAGAA GGACACACCAACCTCCAGTCCATCAGT AATGCAATCCCTCAGCTCGTCAGCGAAGCGTGTGATGCATCAAGCTCAGGAGGCTGTAAAGAG TATCTCCATTCAAGAATCAGATGATGGTGTAACAAG GAACCTTTTAGAAGATGACGACTACTGA